The Salmo trutta chromosome 22, fSalTru1.1, whole genome shotgun sequence genome contains the following window.
TTATCAGTGGTAGTAAGTACATTTTACATCAACAAAATAGCTATAGTAGCAGTTATGATTAGCATAACCTCATAATAGCTTAGTTAAACACTCTAAAATATCTGTTGACACATCATTTTCTAAAATACTGTATCATGATCTTGTTTTCCTGCTGTTTCCTGACATCTAGCTAAACCATGTGAGCTCCCTGATGAAACTGCCAATGGCCACTACAACATCCACGCTGGGGATGACTTTGTCTTTGGGGCAGCTATCAAATACACTTGCAATGATGGgcaagtacattttttttaaagattgcaTTTCATTATTATTTAAGATAAATGTTTTTGTTAATAGCTCCCATGCCAATAGCCCTCTGTCCTTCCAATCCAGCCTGTCTAGTATGGGGCTGAATCCAGCCTGTCTAGTATGGGGCTGAATCCAGCCTGTCTAGTATGGGGCTGAATCCAGCCTGTCTAGTATGGGGCTGAATCCAGCCTGTCTAGTATGGGGCTGAATCCAGCCTGTCTAGTATGGGGCTGAATCCAGCCTGTCTAGTATGGGGCTGAATCCAGCCTGTCTATAATGGGGCTGAATCCAGCCTGTCTAGTATGGGGCTGAATCCAGCCTGTCTAGTATGGGGCTGAATCCAGCCTGTCTAGTATGGGGCTGAATCCAGCCTGTCTAGTATGGAGCTGAATCCAGCCTGTCTAGTATGGGGCTGAATCCAGCCTGTCTAGTATGGGGCTGAATCCAGCCTGTCTAGTATGGGGCTGAATCCAGCCTGTCTAGTATGGGGCTGAATCCAGCCTGTATAGTATGGGGCTGAATCCAGCCTGTCTAGTATGGGGCTAAATCCAAAACGTCTAGTATGGGGCTGAATCCAAAACGTCTAGTATGGGGCTGAATCCAGCCTGTCTAGTATGGGGCTGAATCCAGCCTGTCTAGTATGGGGCTGAATCCAGCCAGTCTAGTATGGGGCTGAATCCAGCCAGTCTAGTATGGGGCTGAATCCAGCCTGTCTAGTATGGGGCTGAATCCAGCCTGTCTAGTATGGGGCTGAATCCAGCCTGTCTAGTATGGGGCTGAATCCAGCCTGTCTAGTATGGGTCTGAATCCAGCCTGTCTAGCATGGGGCTGAATCCAGCCTGTCTAGTATGGGGCTGAATCCAGCCTGTCTAGTATGGGGCTGAATCCAGCCTGTCTAGTATGGGGCTGAATCCAGCCTGTCTAGTATGGGGCTGAATCCAGCTTGTGTAGTAAAGGGCTGAATCCAGCCTGTCTAGTATGGGCCTGAATCCATCCTGTCTAGTATGGGGCTGAATCCATCCTGTCTAGCATGGGCTGAAACCAGCCTGTCTTAAATTGGCTGAATCCAGCCTGCCTAGTATGGGGCCGAATCCAGCCTGCCTAGTATGGGGCTGAATAGAGACTGCCTAGTATGGGCTGAATCCAGCCTGTATAGTACGAGGATGAATCCAACCCGTCTCGTATGGGACTGAATTCAGCCTGTCTATAATGGGGCTGATTTCAGCCTGTCTAGTATGTGACTGAATCCAGCCTGTCTAGTATGTGGCTGAATCCAGCCTGTCTAGTATGGGGCTGAATCCAGCCTGTCTAGTATGGGGCTGAATCCAGCCTGTGTAGTATGGGGCTGAATCCAGCCTGTGCAGTATGGGGCTGAATCCAGCCTGTGTAGTATGGGGCTGAATCCAGCCTGTCTAGTATGGGTCTGAATCCAGCCTGTCTAGTATGGGACTGAATCCAGCCTGTCTAGTATGGGGCTGAATCCAGCCTGAATAGTATGGGGCTGAATCCAGCCTGAATAGTATGGGGCTGAATCCAGCCTGTCTAGTATGGGGCTGAATCCAGCCTGAATAGTATGGGGCTGAATCCAGCCTGAATAGTATGGGGCTGAATCCAGCCTGAATAGTATGGGGCTGAATCCAGCCTGAATAGTATGGGGCTGAATCCAGCCTGTCTAGTATGGGGCTGAATCCAGCCTGAATAGTATGGGGCTGAATCCAGCCTGTCTAGTATGGGGCTGAATGCAGCCTGCCTAGTATGGGACTGAATGCAGCCTGCCTAGTATGGGACTGAATGCAGCCTGCCTAGTATGGGACTGAATCCAGCCTGTCTAGCACGGGGCTGAATCCACCCTACCTAGTATGGGCTGAATCCAGCCTTCCAATGTTGGGCTGAATCCAGCAAGTCTAGTATGGAGCTGAATCTAGCCTGCCTAGTATGGAGCTGAGTCTAGCATGTCTAGTATGGGGCTGAATCCAGCCTGTCTAGTATGGGGCTGAATCTAGACGGCCTAGTATGGGCTCAATCCAGCCTGTCTAGTATGGGGCTGAATCCAACCTGTCTACTACGGGGCTGAATCCAGCCTGTCTAGAATGGGCTGAATCCAGCCTGCCTAGTATGGGGCTGAATCCAGCCTGTCTAGCATGGGGCTTAATCCAGCCTGCCTAGTACGGGCTGAATCCAGCCTGTCTAGTATGGGTCTGATTCCAACCCTTCTAGTATGGGTCTGAATCCAGCCTGAATTGTATGGGTCTGAATCCAGCCTGTCTAGTATGGGGCTGAATCCAGCCTGTCTAGTATGGGGCTGAATCCAGCCTGTCTAGTATGGGGCTGAATCCAGCCTGTCTAGTATGGGGCTGAATCCAGCCTGTCTAGCATGGGGCTGAATCCACCCTACCTAGTATGGGCTGAATCCAGCCTTCCAATGTTGGGCTGAATCCAGCAAGTCTAGAATGGAGCTGAATCTAGCCTGCCTAGCATGGAGCTGAGTCTAGCCTGTCTAGTATGGAGCTGAGTCTAGCCTGTCTAGTATAGGGCAGATTCCAGCCTGTCTAATATGAACTGAATCCAGCCTGTCTAATATGAACTGAATCCAGCCTGCCTAGTATGGGGCTGAATCCAGCCTGCCTATTATGGGGCTGAATCCAGCCTGCCTAGTATGGGGCTGAATCCAGCCTGCCTAGTATGGGGCTGAATCCAGCCTGCCTTGTATGGGGCTGAATCCAGCCTGTCTAGTATGGGGCTGAATCCAGCCTGTCTAGTATGGGGCTGAATCCAGCCTGTCTAGTATGGGGCTGAATCCAGCCGGCCTAGTATGGGGCTGAATCCAGCCTGTCTAGTATGGGGCTGAATCCAGCCTGTCTAGTATGGGGCTGAATCTAGCCTGTGTAGTATGGGGCTGAATCCAGCCTGTCTAGTATGGGGTTGAATCCAGCCTGTCTAGTATGGGGCTGAATCCAGCCTGTCTAGTATGGGGCTGAATCCAGCCTGTCTAGTATGGGTTTGAATCCAGCCTGTCTAGTATGGGGCTGAATCCAGCCTGTCTAGTATGGGGCTGAATCCAGCCTGTCTAGTATGGGGCTGAATCCAGCCTGTCTAGTATGGGGCTGAATCCAGCCTGTCTAGTATGGGTTTGAATCCAGCCTGTCTAGTATGGGTTTGAATCCAGCCTGTCTAGTATGGGGCTGAATCCAGCCTGTCTAGTATGGGGCTGAATCCATCCTGTCTAATCTGGGTCTGGATCCCGCCTGTCTAGTATGGGGCTGAATCCAGCCTGTTTAGTAGGTAGCTGAATCCAGCCTGTCTAGTATTGGGTTGAATCCAGCCTGTCTGGTATGGGCTGAATTTAGAACACGGCTAATGAAGTCACAGACCTAATCACTTTATTAATGTTTGTAGTTATCAGATGGTGAGCAAAATGGACATCAGAACCTGTATGGTGTCAGGATGGAGCAACCACCTGCCCATCTGTGAAGGTAACCATGATTCATTGAATATTTAAAACTGGGTAGTTTggctcctggatgctgattggcttaaagccgtggtatatcataCCGTTTACCATGGGTATGACCCCCTCAAAAAACGTCTTCATGTTCGAAcgttgtaaccagtttataatagcaaaaatgcacctcgggggtttttggtatatgaccaatatgcCACAGCTAATAGCTGTATCCAGGCACGCCGTGTTACATTGTTttttaagaacagcccttagccgtggtatattggtaaTATACATTGGCCATTTTTCTCAGGACTTATGTCTTAAATATAGTATGTATAGCATAACACCTTACTTTATACAATGCACATTACACTAACTCGGTGGGTTCATGAAGTTATAGACTGTACAATACCCTGCAATGTGATCTTTCTCCGTAGTGGTGAGTTGTGTCCCCGAGGCTACAGATGGACGGGTGGTTGTGAGCGGTCTGCCAGATGATGATGGTGTTATACAGTACGGTCATGAGCTCAGGTTCAGCTGCCCCAACCCAGCACACCAACTGAAGGGAAACCCACAGGTAGTGTGTGCCGCAGGGGGTATGTGGAACAGCCGTTTCCCCACCTGTGAAGGTAAACATTTCATCGACAACAATATGTACCTTCAGACGTTACATCAGGTGTGTGTTCTATTCAGCAATTTAGGGATTTTTCAATTTTTTCCCCCTCCATAATAGATGTGACTTGTGAAGCTGCAGAGAAGATTAAGAATGTGAACGTGATAGGAATTCCCCAAAACAACACCATGAAGTATGGACACAGGCTACAGTTTGAGTGCAGCAACTCTAAACACGTGCTGAAGGGGGAATCAGAGGTCACCTGTTCAACCAATGGACAGTGGAGTCACTCCTTTCCAGTTTGTGACggtaaattgtattttaattgaTTTGACACATTTGGAAATGGAACAATCAAGTTTTGTTTAAAGTTGATTTACAATTATCTCTAACTCACAAAAGTTTTCTGGACTACTATTCTTGCTTGGGGAAAAAAGCAGCTTGATACATTTTATCACTGGTATTTCTGTCACCCATGTCTTCCTAGAGCCCAAGGATTTCTGTGGACCACCTCCACATCTCATGAACGGAGACACGATGGGCGGTACCAGAGAACGCTACAGAAACGGAGAATCAGTTCATTATGAATGCCAGAAATACTACATCCTTGATCCCCCTTCAGCGTACAAGACGTGTCGTGACGGGATCTGGACAAGACTGATAACCTGCCTGAGTAAGTAGCCGTCTAAAATAACACTGGCCCAATTCCTAACCAATCGCTTGCTAACTCCCCTTTAACGATCGGAAAGGATGAATTCCAGGAATGGAATTCAAGATCAACTGATTCACTATTTTAAAATGCATCTAGAGTTGAAAGGTAACTGTTGAACCATGCTCCTGAGGCATTGACAAGTGACATTCCTCAAGGATCTATGGGCATAGTGATATCGTTCATTAAAATGAAAAACTAAATATCTTTGGCCCTTGAAGGACACATTCACACGCTGATTCCTGTACCATCTTCCCGTTTCAGAACCCTGCACTGTGGATGAACAGCTGATGAACACACATAACATCCAATTTAAATATCCTCCGGAACATCAAAATAAACTCTATGCCGAACATAACGATCACATCACTTTTAAGTGTACTGGTCAACATAGACTGAGCCCAGCTAACGTTGATTTTCGTCAGCAGTGTATAAATGGGTTCATGAACTTGCCTCATTGCCAATAGTTGCTTCAGCTTACGGGAAGAGATGGGCAAAGACTTGTTGGACAAACATGTCAATGAATAACCTGTCAATAGTCTGCTCAAATTATTTGTTCTGGGGCTTTGCATAAACTAAGGAACATTGATATCACAGGAGGTGTTTTTCATGTCAGTCCGAACTTCAATAAAGTACCTCTGGTTTTGAATACTCAATTATTTTGTCTGTTATTAGGGGAACAGTGTTATACTAGACATGGTCAGAAACAACAACGGTGGGGAAAAGCATCTCATGGCAGGAAGTGGTCACAGCACAAGGCTCTTTCAGGTGAAATCAGATGTTTTATTTACAGCAGTAGGCAGTCAAAGTAAATATTTACAGAATGGATTCAAGAAATCGCTCCAGTATATTTTCTGTTTGGCATGTGCAAATTAGATCTAAATCACATCTttctaaatcacacacacacacacctatctagACAGTTAAAACGCCACGTTACTCAGCCATTGTCAGGAAACTTCTAGTGTTTTTCTCCCACAGAGGTTTTTAGATCATTAACATGGGATAATAGTAATAGGTCTACATGTTCTTTAATTCACCCTTATTCAATCCATTAACCTACAGGCTAAATGCTTCCACCGTGTGGCCACCAACCATCAGTGTATACACCTTGCATCATGTCTTCTTGTTGAATCAAATGATGTTATCAAAGACAACTCGTGGAGCTTTTTCTAGATAGAATCAAAACATTAACAAGCTAAAAAAAAGGACATCAGCATAgagtacataaaaaaatatatatatatcatatgcATATCATTTAATAAACAACTATGGAAAAAGCTAAAGAAAATATTTCattaagtatattt
Protein-coding sequences here:
- the LOC115158773 gene encoding complement factor H, with amino-acid sequence MFYSFHFYCIYHLINMKSSLTLLCLVVWVNVDASSAQTVCRGPLPNVPNARVTEESVKEEYKEDDIVLFSCNFGFVPAGRISYQCKKNKWVVLRQGKCKPKPCELPDETANGHYNIHAGDDFVFGAAIKYTCNDGYQMVSKMDIRTCMVSGWSNHLPICEVVSCVPEATDGRVVVSGLPDDDGVIQYGHELRFSCPNPAHQLKGNPQVVCAAGGMWNSRFPTCEDVTCEAAEKIKNVNVIGIPQNNTMKYGHRLQFECSNSKHVLKGESEVTCSTNGQWSHSFPVCDEPKDFCGPPPHLMNGDTMGGTRERYRNGESVHYECQKYYILDPPSAYKTCRDGIWTRLITCLKPCTVDEQLMNTHNIQFKYPPEHQNKLYAEHNDHITFKCTGQHRLSPANVDFRQQCINGFMNLPHCQ